TTGGCTTGTTGTTGGTAACGGTTCGAGATTGGATTTTTCTGATTAAAAACAAACGGAGCGTAGAAGACCATGAGGCGGGATAACCGAAGATCAGATAGGGATTCTGGTGAGAAATCTGGGTTTAGAAGCAATTTTCGGGAGTTTGGATCCGGGCCGAGAGAGATGCATAAGGCCACGTGTTCTGAGTGCGGAAATGAATGTGAGGTTCCTTTTAAGCCTACACAAGGCAAGCCAGTATACTGCAGGACCTGCTTTGCCAAGCGCAGGCCTCAGTTCTGAGGCTGCGCAAGAATGGTGGATTACAACATCATAAGGTATTGTCGGCTGTGCAAAAAACGAATGGTTCTCAAGAAAGGAGAGTTTGCGTTCTACTGCGCTGATTGCAAGCTGAGGCTGGATAAGCAGCCGAGGAATCCACCCTCTTCCGTTGCCAAGTAGGCATTCATTGATTTTGATAGGCTGATTGAAAGAGTTCCAAAATTCTCAAATATCAATAATCTTCCCGCTCTTTCCGACATTGATGACCTTTGTCGATCCGATCTTCTCTTCGATGCCTTCTGCCTCATGGACATGGGAGCAGAGCACGATGTCTGGCTTAAAGGCATCAATGGCCTTTCTTAATCCAACAGAGCCTGGAAAGAAATGAGTAAACTTCTCCATCAAGGTTCCTTCGGGATGGACATGGGAAACAAGCACCTTCGTCTTCGCCGCCTTAATGCCCTCATGGGCTTTTTTCAGAGTCGCATAGATCTCCTCTTCACTCAGCCGATGCGGCCCAACATTTGCTCCGCCGCAGCCAAAGAATCCGATATCCTTGTATTTTACTGAATACCCATGGAGGTTTTTTACTCCATACAGCTCTGCAAGAAAGTCAGCAGTTGCAAAGCTCTCATGGTTTCCAGGAATCAGCATGACTTTCTGCTTATTCTTCACAAAAGGGCCGATAATACCCTGTGTTGACTGCTCAGATTGTGTGAGATCCCCACACAGCACGACAAGGTCTACCTTTTCCTTCTTTGCCTTCTCAGCCAGCTTCCTGACCTGGCTTGTGTCTCCGTGGATGTCTCCTGAAGCAAGTATTTTCATTGTGTACTCCGTTGCTGAAGGAGGCTCAAAAATCCCTGATTTTTGTTGTCTCCTGAAGCAAGTATTTTCATTGTGTACTCCGTTGCTGAAGGAGGCTCGAAAATCTCTGATTTTTGTTGTCTCCTGAAGCAAGTATTTTCATTGTGTACTCCGTTGCTGAAGGAGGCTCGAAAATCCCTGATTTTTGTTGTCTCCTGAAGCAAGTATTTTCATCTTAGTACTAAGAATATTCTGTTCTTGGCTGGACCCCCAGTTCATTCGCTTCATCAAATCTGTGAACAACGCCTTCCAAAGAATCAGTGCCGAATACTTCCCTCGTCTTTCTCAATAAGTGACGGTACATTCCTTTTGGTTCCTCTCCCAAACCTTTTTCAAACAATTCCGGAACAAACCAAAGAAGATGGACTCTTTCACCAGCCAACACATTGGGAGCAACTGCTTCCAGCCGTTTAAAAGTTTCCGGGTCTTGACTGAGTTGATACCCGAGCCTTTGTATGATGGATGGCCTTCTCAATTTGGTTGCTATATTGGTAGTTATATTGGTGCTGCCAGATTCGTAATATCTCAGCAACATCCCGGCAGCATCACCATATGCTCTTTGTTCATACAATCGTATGATGTCTTGAGGGTCTATTCGGGTTTGTTCCATTGTTGGTATACCACTCCCTAGAGATTCTATTTGATCGTCTGTCGATGAAGGGTGGTTGGAATTGCTTTATAAATGTTCTGGTACAGTGGTGACAGATTACCGCGAGGATATCTTTGTGAAGAGTTGAGCGTAGTGCGGCTCGATTGCAAGTTAACTCGAGAGGAATTGAATAAATGCTAAACAGGGTCAATAAAGCTAAAATCTCTAAATTTCGCTCTTTTGGATTGCAGTATCAGACGGGAAGATCCAACCCAAGAACCCCCGGATTATGGAACTTGATGAAGATGCCTATGAGCGTCGCGACCAATCTTGGATCTGTCTTGACGATTTTTATATAGGAACTTGCAATCGAGCCGGTTCACCAAGGGCTCAGTCACAAGCCTTATATAGAGATTGGCTTTGTCCCATGCCATGAACCTAGCAGTGTGCGGATCAGCAGCAGACCACTTCAAAGACAGCATACTGCGGAAGGCATTTCTCCTTGGAAAGATCATAGCAGAGAAAGGCCACACACTTCTTACTGGCGGAAGCGGAGGCTTGCCCTATCAGGCTGTTCTTGGCTGCCATGAAGCTGGAGGAAAGAGCATTGGGTATTCAGCTGCGATTAATCTCCGGCAGCACATCTCCTATAAGCAGCCAACTCATGGGTTCACAGAGTTCGTTTTCATACCACGAAATTATGAGTATGCGAGCAACAAGCTTGTCTCACGCAAATACCGCAACATATCCTTAGTGGCTGCAGCAGATGCAGTCATCATCATTGGCGGAAGGATCGGCACAATGAACGAGTTCACCATAGCGTATGACCTTGGAAAGCCAATCGGCATCCTTGAAGGAACAGGCGGAATTACCAACAGCGCGATCAAAGTTCTCGTTGCCGAGGCAGGTAAAGAATCTCCTGCCGCAATCCTCAGAGAATCAGACCCGTCCATCTTAGTGGATAAGATAAGCCAGATTTATACCAACTCTTGTTGAGTAGCGGCTCCGGTGAAAATCATTGCTGCCGCCTCTTTGTGAGGCTCTTAAGGATTGCCATAGACGGAATTGAGGGGGTCGCCCCATTCGGGGCTTCAAAGGTACGCAAGCAGAGGATAGAACGAGCCGAGCCGGCGGCAGCCGCGAAGAGAGATTTTCGCCGAATCCAAGCAATTACGAAGATTTATTAAGAAGTTCTTTCCTACTGCTGGACTATGAAGGTAGCATTTTTCGGACTGGAGAATGAGCACGAGGAGTATGCCAAAAAAGTTCTCAAGAAGCATCAGCTGTCCTTCTATCGCAACCATCTCGACGAGCAGACCCTTGCCCTTATAAAGGATGTTGATGTGCTGGCTGTCTTTGTCTTCTCTCCAGTAACCAGGGCAGTTATTGACAGCCTGCCCAAGCTTAGGCTTGTCACAACAATGTCCACAGGCTTTGACCATATCGATCTTGAATACTGCAAGAAAAAGAAGATTACTGTCTGCAATGTTCCAACCTATGGAGAGAATACTGTAGCAGAGCATACCTTCGCCCTTATACTGGCATTATCACGAAGGCTCTATCAGGCAATCGAGAGGACTCACAAACAGCATTCATTTGAGACTGACAGCAGCTTGAGGGGATTTGACCTTAAGGGAAAGACCTTAGGCGTTGTGGGATGCGGCCATATCGGCAGGCATGTCGCCAGGATTGGTGTAGGGTTTGAGATGAATGTAGTCGCCTTTGACCATTATCGCGATGAAAAACAGGCACGCAAGATTGGCTTCACCTATGCTCCTTTTGACGCAATCCTCAAGAAATCAGATATCCTCACCCTGCATGTTCCTTACATGAAGCAGACCCATCACCTCATTGATGCAAAAGCGATCAGGAAGATGAAGAAAGGCGCATTGATTATCAACACAGCAAGGGGGGGAATTATTGATACCCCGGCATTAGTTGATGCCCTGGAAAGCGGAAAGCTTGCTGGAGCTGGCCTTGACGTGCTTGAGGGAGAGTGCGAAATCAAGGAGGAGGCTTCTGTCCTGAAGAAGGAATACAAGGCAACCTGCAATCAGCTCACTACTTTGCTTGAAGACCATGAGCTGATGAAGATGGAGAACGTGATCATCACTCCGCATAACGCCTTCAATTCAAAGGAAGCTTTGCAGCGGATCCTTGACACAACGATTCAGAATATTGTCAGTTTTGCACAGGGAAAGG
The Candidatus Nanoarchaeia archaeon genome window above contains:
- a CDS encoding hydroxyacid dehydrogenase — translated: MKVAFFGLENEHEEYAKKVLKKHQLSFYRNHLDEQTLALIKDVDVLAVFVFSPVTRAVIDSLPKLRLVTTMSTGFDHIDLEYCKKKKITVCNVPTYGENTVAEHTFALILALSRRLYQAIERTHKQHSFETDSSLRGFDLKGKTLGVVGCGHIGRHVARIGVGFEMNVVAFDHYRDEKQARKIGFTYAPFDAILKKSDILTLHVPYMKQTHHLIDAKAIRKMKKGALIINTARGGIIDTPALVDALESGKLAGAGLDVLEGECEIKEEASVLKKEYKATCNQLTTLLEDHELMKMENVIITPHNAFNSKEALQRILDTTIQNIVSFAQGKVENQVK
- a CDS encoding metallophosphoesterase gives rise to the protein MKILASGDIHGDTSQVRKLAEKAKKEKVDLVVLCGDLTQSEQSTQGIIGPFVKNKQKVMLIPGNHESFATADFLAELYGVKNLHGYSVKYKDIGFFGCGGANVGPHRLSEEEIYATLKKAHEGIKAAKTKVLVSHVHPEGTLMEKFTHFFPGSVGLRKAIDAFKPDIVLCSHVHEAEGIEEKIGSTKVINVGKSGKIIDI
- a CDS encoding CxxC-x17-CxxC domain-containing protein encodes the protein MHKATCSECGNECEVPFKPTQGKPVYCRTCFAKRRPQF